TGAACATTGCCCAAATTGGTAGTTTGTGTTTGCTAACAATTAATAGGTAATTTtctagttaaatataaatacttttgtaaatatactttttgtactttgtatatagatattatatattgtatatcaATATGTAACTAAAGGAGATCACCCACACTTAGTACAATTTTGGTTTAAATTCGAAAGTGCCGGGTTTATAATAATCTGTTAACACTTTTAGAACTTAAACCAAAATGGATGATGTCCTTTAGAGTAAATTATAGCTACTGTACACTGCAGGTAGTTTAATGTTATGTAGTGTCTAACTAAATAGTTAGGTgttattaattaggtaaattatgTTCATACTgtgaattgtatatttttatactaacgtagatattataataaaaagtttcatgtatattttagtgctttatttatttctagataGTACCTACTCCTGAATCCCTGACCCTTAATCCTGTTTCATATACTAAATCTGGCTGTGATTAacctattatcatcatcatcatcaacagcctataaatgacGGGTGCTGAtcaacgcttgctcaatgaggGTTGGCAACCTGGACCAGCCATGTCTTTTTCTAGGACCTATTTGCAACTCTTCTTGTTGCACCTTGAGTTGCAAGTGCATTGCGTTTTCCTCAATTCCGGGGACGGGGAAGGAGAGGATTGAACCTCACTCGTACCGTGAAATACAACGCTAGCGTAATTTCACGTCagtttactgtgaggccgtggtatcactccggtcgagccggcccattcgtgacgaagcagGGTTCTCCTCCATAATAATTGAAGACATAATATAAGGTACCACGATTCAATACCACACGTAACTAGATGCTAATTTATCGTAACAAACTATATTCACTAGAAAATCATAACTCCATAATACAAAGTCTGTCAATTTTCAACTATGTCACCTCGTTCGTAAGATCAGTTTTTCAATGACAACTTGTGGTATTTATGGCTAATGTCTAAATATATAACAAACACCTTTTATTTGCTACTGAATGAGTAGTTTCCTTGTTGCTGGTTAGGTTTGTCGTCCTGTTAAAGTAGTATGCTATACAAATATGCAAAAAAACACTACTGCTTTTATTTTTGCAacatttaggtacctatgtaccaGCTAGCctattctgtaactgtcaaGTCAGTTTTTGAAGAGagctcaatttttttttaaatggaacaaGCCCGGCACAACCCTTGCAACTTCTgcaagccaggatctacagtagctacaaacatgaaaacaccggaacactgaagtccggcgcgtcccagggaattgaatgactgtcttggatcccggaacgaaacaaatcagaagatgttattagaggagtagaaaaagaaaacgatagtttccacttccctcggtgaatttaattattagaggagtagaaaaagaaaacgatagtttccacttccctcggtgaatttaatgcaggagacagaatgacttaagcctataataagagactgcacaactgggagaagcccagtcgccaagcaccacggaagttttacttaaaactaaaaactaagtGAGCTCGATTGCTTTCTGGCccatcattggtcgagattattctcacaaccaattaAATGACATTGCGGACCCTGTCATCATACCATGTCATTATCCCCATCCCATCACCAGTTGCATATTTCAATTTTGATACAACTAATGACATCTGTTGATCGCTTACAAGAAAcaagtatattattttgttgttattaagaTAATGTAGGGAATAAACAGTCGTTATCCATTTGTAGCATTATAGCATTAAATTATGTGATAACTTATACGACTTTACACgataaacaatgtatttttgtttgatgatGATTGTGtagttagtaaaatatttttaaactaatgaGGTATCAACTAAATAGCTAAAATAGAATAGAACTCTCTCTAAAGATATTTCGATATTTCGgttctaaataattatagattCTGTTGCAAATCTGGTCCAATGATTTACTACCTATTTGATATGCCAAGTTTTCCATGCATAGGAACCAGGCTATGGTCATTCATTGGAAGCCAGGCTTTATATCTCTTCTGATACTTGTTAAACTACGATACGGATTAAACTCAGGACCCTATGGTTAGTCCGGGACCCTGTACTTAATTAGCTGTCGTGCTTGTGGGCATTCAATCAAAGACGTAGACTAAGGAATATAGCCACCAGTGCGACCAGCCACTCCTACACATCCTACGTCaaaaccttatttatttatcaacggATTAGCTTTAAATAGCTTAGCTAATCTATACAAAACAAGCTTAACGTTTGGAACGAGAGACGAGTGATACGAATTGTTCaaagggcttagtatgagtttgttttatgttaaatgtcGACGCTgcgattggttagttcattcacgctggccaatcagagcgccgaacgcgcgctcgtttcgttttctttcaacgtaaagtaaactcgtactaaggatacagatgattgcaaaacaaaatcaaatgaaGTTAGTTACTTCAAGAGTTTCCTTGCAAAACGACGCTTATGTTATAGTACAAGGgaacaaacatattttacatacattccTGCTTTAGTTAGTATATTAGTAATTATGTTTTGAACAAAACAAGTAATGGTTAGTGTAATGGGTGAttagataataatgtttttgatagTTTTTCTCAGTTGGTGATAAGTCAGGGGTCATAAACTTTTTGATAAAGATAACTTGTTATGTAATTGCCAGTGAGTTGTGAGTTTTGCGGCTAACAGTCGTGTGTGCACTGTGTTTAAGATTTCAAGGTACGTACGTGAGTCTTGTTCATTACGATGTAATGAAAATTGTAAGGTattgttaaatgtatttaatgtacCTATGGCTCATGTTGATGAGTTTATACACAATTCGTGTTTTATATCAATGTCGAaactgtttacaaaatattatgacaaCGGCGAATCATTACTGGATGTTTGACGAGTAATTTAGCCTGTTTAAGTTACTGGAGCTGCGGAGgaactagcgggttaccggggcttcggttccaagcagaagtaggaatgagGTGGTAGTAAAAGGAGTCTGTTCAAGTTTTTCAAGAAGAAATGTAGTAGATAAGTTCCAATATCGTTCACGATAAAGTGCTTGTAAGATTACTTAAACATATACCTATCACTTCAGATGTCCGCTACCAAGCCTGTAACGAAGAAGATCATAAACTCCCCGGAGACATGCGTGGACGACAACCTGCGCGGCGTGGTGGCCACCTACCCCTCACTGCGGCTCCATCCAAGGCACAGGGTCATCACTGTTCGGCAAAAGGTCAGTTCCTATTTACTACATTTACACACATTACATTGGTCGGCAGCAACAGTATCCCCTATATATTCGGTGGCGAAAACTAAACGAAGCTATGTTTTTCTGACAAACCCTTTcgaaaaaaccggccaagtgcgagtcggactcgcccatgaagggttccgtagcagcaagtagatgacataatataaaagttataaaataacttggttttgcatagtgtttgtatgaacgacaaagttatatttgcggttattgaaaattttttatttcttaaaaaataatgatgatatctggttcaaaccaattttcgttgttagtttctattgaagtctacagcatatatatatttttaattttctcactctcttattttaaaagttagagggagggggggggacacacatttttctactttggaagcgtctaactttcaaacggttaattttacgaaaaatggttttaggaactttaatgtctttttttaagacctatccatagacacccatcacggataggttaggtaaaaaaatttttttttaattagttccaAGTATGGAGTGCcctctttaattttaaaatttattaatttttattcaatattcgaATAACGGTTACCGGAATACATCAACTTTTAAAGGTatataaatggctgtgacatatggacggacagacagacagacatgacgaatctataggttccgttttttgccatttggctacggaaccctaaaaaggttGACTTCAATtatccggtgttttcatggttgtatctactgtatcCTCCTATCTTACAGGACTTGCaacggtatgggaggttgtggcgggcttgtccctaaAAAAAACACTATCGAAAGTGATGAACTGATTTGAGTTTAGTAGTTCTGCTTAAGGAGATGGACTATGTTTATTACGTCCACCTTTTCATTACCGACTTTAAAATAAAGGAGGAGGCACTATGTTCGGatgttggatttttttttaccttaaaATTTGATGTTTTCAGAGCGACACTGGAAGGGTAGCTGTTCTTGGAGGAGGTGGTTCAGGACACGAGCCCTTTGCCGCTGGTAAGAGATCAAACTTGTTTAAAAACACGGATACATGGATTATCtggttacaattttaaaaacttttagttGGTTATTCTAAACCTTTAGtcatttatttaagtaggtacctattttgaagttaaaattgttGGTAAATCACTGAGTAATTATATAAagtcaatgattttttttaaggtttcgTGGGATCCGGCATGCTGGATGGAGCAGTGGCTGGTGGTGTATTCGCTTCTCCCCCTACTGGGCACGTGCTGTATGCCATTGCACAGTTGTACAAGTATAATACAGGTAACAATCATTttcaaactaattataaaaagaatCCGCACACGTAAACGGTGGAGGAAATCCTAGTATTTTTGGATTCCCTCTTGGATTTCCTCCTatatcgtgggtgtgtttacaaacacacaatctgTCTATTTCGAGCTATGTCTAATTAGTTCTGGAGGGACTTAAGTTTAACAAAATTGGTCAGGGAGTATATGCTTATTTGGGATAAGCTGATaaagaatatttacataataacggtttatGGTACCTACCTAATGCAGAATCTTATAATTTCAAGGTGGTGTCCTAGTCATCCTCGGCAACTACACAGGAGACAGATTGAATTTCGGAAAAGCTATAGAAAAGGCCAAGATTTCTGGAATAAAGGTCCGTTTGGTATACCAACTtcagtttttcttattttttcagatGTCGTGAAGTATTGTGTTTATATTAATTGTGTGCCAACAGGTGGAAGGTCTGATCGTAGGTGAGGATGTAGCTTCCAGCAAGAACAAGACTGGAGGGCGCAGTATGGTGGGAGAGGTGCTCTTCTATAAGGTATGATACTGTACTACAAAGACGACGCCATTTTTGTTctcgtattttttgtttattggataattttatcATCCTTTGCTTATATTCCTAAAGTCCTGTAGGTACTTAGATAGTCGAAGATGCTGAAAAATATTTAGAACTTAATTAAGCCTTTAattgccatcagaaaactgttgaaagcaaatcctctaCTAACGTAGGTTAACGCGTTAATTGAAAACCTCAAGCATAATACGCAAGTAGGTAAATACTTTACTAAACCATCAGTCTTATTGATAAATGCTCTTTTGTAATTTAGTTAGCTGGAGCGTTATCGCTAAGAGGCTACGAGCTGACAGCTATCCGCGACGAAGCAGCGGAGTTCAACAAATATATGGCTACGTTGGGCGTCTGTCTTAGTGCCTGCTCATTGCCTGGtaagtaaatttattttaaggtcttattataactttcgtgaaacatactaaattaattattatgttatcggcttactcacgtaattgtttgacgaggaactcgactacgAAGAACCTATTTCCTATACCTAGtttgaagaaattattttaaggtCCATGATAATGAAATAGCGTAAAGCTAAGAACTTCTGAAAAGGCTACGAGCTGAGAGCTCTAAAGCCTACCAAAGAAGTGAACTCATGAATTATATTGCAAGTTACTTCTTTCCAACGCTGTCGGGAATTGGATCTGTGGATTACGTATTGGCACACAACATGTGTTCATTAACATAATTCAATAGCGGAAATTTTAGGAACTACATATTTCTAGTACCTAAACATAAGCTGTTAAACAGTCCAATGATAACCATTTTTCTTTCCCTAGGTCAGCCACCGCTGTTTGAAATAGCATCAGACGAAATAGAGCTCGGTGCAGGAGTGCACGGAGAGGCCGGGATTGAGAAGATGAAGATGGGCACTGCTAAGGAAGTCGTCGGCATGATACTCAACCAGGTTCCTAATTTTTAAACTAGCTGATTAacatacgaaataaaatattttttctaaaataaaaatagctttagttactccttaatacataataaacttGTATCAGCAATCTGCCAGTAAAAGTCTCGTCAGAATCGGTTCAGCGATTCGTtacttttaaaaaggttttctaTTAGTTTGTGAGATTAGTATATGATGTGACTATatctatcaattttatttgttttcttcagATCATCGCACATCTAAAGCTGGTGGCAGGCAACAGAGTGGTCGCCATGGTAGGCAACCTAGGAGGCACTTCTGTGTTTGAAATGAACATCATCAGCGCCGAGGTTAAGGAGCAACTAGGTATGCTTTACAAGAAAACAGGCtaatttaaattctaattttGTATACCAAGTCTCAAATAGAAATATCACATTTTTTGTTCTACAGAAACCAAAAACATTAAAGTGGAGCGCATATACTCTGGACACTTCAAGACTTCTCTAGAGATGCAGGGCTTCCAGATCTGCCTCGTAAACTTAAACAAAGAGAAGGGGGATCTATGGCTGGAGCTGTTGGATGCACCTACTGTCGCCAGCGCGTGGAGTGGGGGACTACTGTCTGGGAGGATTGAGGGGGATGAGGAACATGGAGATGATGACACCTTGCTACAGGCTGGTGGGAGGAAGGTATGATGATATTTGTTAGCTTGATATTGAGGTTTCTGTGAAAATAATGGATTTGTTTTCTTCCGAATGGAAactcattcatcatcatcattgacCCGTTTCTGTCTACTATTGGATATAGGCTAATTAGCTCGATATTCaactatataatttaattaagcaATTCTATGAAGGATTGACGGTTGAATGGGTagaaaaactattgtttttacttttaaagcAAGTGCTGAAAACGAGGTTTTCTGCaggcaaaaaaaatatgatctaCTTTTAGTCATTAACTTTCTATTTCAGGGTTCATCAGGCCCATCGCTTACACCCAAACAGCAGGAGTTATTCCGTGGTAGCTTACTGGCGGCAGCGGAAGACCTCATCAAGAATGAGGCGTTACTAAACAAGTTGGATTCAGGATGTGGCGACGGTGACTGTGGGATTACGCTGAAGAACTTCGCATTGGGTAAGTTCTGCTAGGCTACTCGTATTCTGTAATTGTATTTTGCAGACTGCGGTGATCAAACACAAGTGATGATGATAACAAACCCGTACAAATACTTAATTAGTTCTAAATTCTAAGCATGAAGATATTAAAGTTACTGAAGCAATCGGGATGGTTTCCTGCGACGTACAGCATGgcttttgttttactttactttgtttATACTGCGTCAGACGAAGCAGTAgtattattcctttttaaattgAAGTTCTTGAAGTTCTGAATAGGAAAactgaatttataatatttttccagcAATTCAATCATATCTAAAGACAGCATCAGTAGAATATCCATCGAACGTGCTATGGGATCTGTCAGAGATCGCGGAGACTGACATGGGAGGCACGTCTGGAGGGATCTACAGCTTGGGACTGGCTGCTGCTTCTCAAGCTTTGGCTAGGTTAGTggtcatcatttatttaaacttttatgtacacaaaattaaaaatgatgGTACATAATTGGCACTTAATGCCaaatggcattctctaccagtcatcATTATAGGTGAagaaaggcctccccttagtccgCCACTCCCGTCAGTCTCACGATATTTTgccatttgtattttttatccaTTGGCTATATCGTTGGTCCACTTTAGTCTACACTTCTATCTATGCCTTCTGGTTCGTTTCATTTTCGATTTGCCCATCGAATATAGCGTAGATACGTAATAGCCTCTCCATTGAATATTCTGCCCCTATGTGCGTATGTCAAGCTGCGTGTCGAATAGTCTTACAACTTTGTCTGACATACttataactagtgaaaagtttCTTTACAATGGTCATACTTCCGCCGATTCTTTTAGAGGACATGATAGCTATATTCATGTTATGTTCCATTTTGTAAACTTTAGCACTAAATTATAAACTATCAGAGCACAGCGCATCCTGTTATTTTAGCGAAGAAATTATTTCTATACAatgttaattaaacataatagaATGAAGGATCATTTAGCTTGCATCCAATTAGTCTGTCATTACTCAAGAGACTAGGAACATCGAAGGTTATGTCTTCTCCTTTAATATTTGTGTGTCTCTGTGCTTTCAGTGCTGAATCTATAGATGTTGGATCGTGGTTAAAAGCCTGGGATAATGGAATGCATGCTATTTCTAAATATGGAGGGGCAGAGCCAGGAGACAGGACTATGGTGAGTACAGGGCTGCTATTAACTAATGATGTTGAAAAAATTTTTCAAGAAGATTGTCAAGAAGATTAAAATCATGTCCTAAACATACCTACAATCATTTCAAACCACATGCTTTTACCGAGATATTTGGAAATTGACACTTTAACGTCCAATTCTTTGGACGAAATGTCTAAAACTATAGCGCTTAGCGGAGGGTTTCATGTGCATTTTTAACTGATTTCCCAAAAAAAGCCTCTTTAATCTGTCTTTTTGTCTACTAGAAAATCGGCGAGGAAGAATTTTGTATCATTAAATGCAATTTTACCGTTAATAAATCTCCAACTTCATTTATTACAGTTAGACACGTTACAATGCGCATCAAGGACGTTCAGACACAACCTGAATACCGACCTGAGAGTGTTGTTCAAGAAGACCGTGGATGCTTCAGAAGAAGGAGCTAAAGCCACAGCTAAAATGGTTGCTAGGTAAGACTATAACCGTCATactcacagtcatttaatggttatttaaccctgtctttagcaattgttttctatacaaaatagttactaaggaatagtttaagtaagcattccatgtctctgagtgcgaccgTAAATTTTTTTGTCAGAAAAGATAATGTTTCACTATGTCTGATTAAGTCCTTCacgtgggagagctatgctgcGGCTTTatagaaaaccgaagtgaaacaacgcttaagTAACGCTCAAGTTATAAAGTGTGTATAAAAGgttatatgagtgaggttacaggaggcacTACTTGATTAAAGACCAGAACAGGAACGCACTTgcaactcctctgatgttgggtggtgtccatgggcaacaCTGttcacttaccattaggtgatccttCTCGTTTACTCTTTATCCTATAAAACCACCCagaatataggtacctaagtaaaacaaactaagtttaaattttgaatacAGCTATAAGGTAAGGTCAATTTATCAAGGTcctatttcctttttttttaatgagttttGTGTCGTGTTCCAGGGCGGGTCGTGCGTCGTACGTGTCCCCGGAGTACGTGCAGGACGAggacgccggcgcgcgcgccgccgcgctcTGGATCAAGGCCATGCTCACACACCTAGCTGACAATGCGTGAATGACTACACTAGTACaaacatgattttattgtaactttcgtgagacatactaaattaattactatgttatcggcttactcacgtatttgtttgacgaggaactcgactagtttcaagccatgctagaggctcatattcattagcaacattccgcgacacacgacgcggcgattgtcgcgctgctactggtcgaatgaaactagtcaagttcctcgtcaaacaattacgtgagtaagccgataacatagtaattaatttagtacaagCATGTAAAATGAATGTGATACCAATTGATACGAATGTTTATATATCTCAGTGTATGTGGAAGTACTAATTGTacgatatttctttttatatttatgagcatacacaataaaatgttgatttacctacctgtttgttttttttatattctcagtccctgtgtgactcgaaacgtacgtacattaatggagaaaagttctactaagTAGTCAAGCTTTACTCACGtcagtaaaccgtgattttagcgAATCTACCACGATACGTTCGCGACATCatctaagaataaaaaaacattccACATAGGGAGataggttaaaaataaacacagccataacaataaattgttcTTTAATGATCACAGTGGCAACATCTGGTCTAAttcaactaatattatattataatataattaatgtataAATTCATGTCACTCCCCCTTCGTACGCCTCCGTGCACGACACAGTACATCTAGGTTTATTGACaacagtaattatttatttatacgttaTATTTACTTCTATATGGAACTAGCGGACCccgcgaactttgtttcgccttTTGTATGcgaatatttgttatttttttcttacattgGGACGTTCagacaataacaaacaaaacaaaagtattaGCGAAATTGGTTCAGCCGTTCCTGAGAATTGCGCTTAGCAGCTATTACACTATTagcgattatttttttattatagttactagttttgttttagatgtatttttaaTGGGTGGTTTGTCGgaacaatgtgttttctattgtctcaTATACTGACAGACTAGAGAACCAaccatacaatttatttatgtattatgttaacACTGTTTTATGCCAATTATACAGAGACAGTTTGATTATTTTGAAGccaattattaacaaaacagcAACACAGTTGGAACAGGATTTCAGCTTTGAAGAaacagtacaaataaataatcactgATAAGGAATTCAGTGCAAGTCCAGCTTGCATTACTTTCTTTTACACAAATATGTTCTtacaagtacattttatactacAAAGTGAGACATTGAAATAAACTGTTACCCCAAAGCTAAAATCCATCAATCCATAagagaaatgttttataatttgacGGGAGCTCGTAGAGTAACAGCGCGAGAAAGgctttaaaagtttttaaagaagttaaataaataccttcttcccaacttttttataaacagaaaactattttttttttgtagacgAATCATGATGCTGTTTATCTGGCTTAGAATTACTAGAGTTGGAAGAAAAATGCAAAACAATAGCATAATAGGAAGTAttcttaaattttaaacaatatggAAGTTCTTATTCCCTTTGCCATTATGTAAAAAATCAAGCCCAAAGAGGTATAAAAGGTTTATAAGAGGCTTTATGTAGGTTCTGCTTAGTTTTCTGGGACAACGGTATAAGTTAATGTATAATACTACCCAAATACTCTACTCAGATCTATGTATTAATATaagttatataaacaataaaccCTAGCGTCAATTCTACtacatataataacaataatataatttgtacgTCTATTTATCGCCGGCTTATTGtaagaaatcattaactgcAAAACATTACTTAACATGTTTTTATCTATAGTGTacttattttgacacattctacaaaatgcagaaacaaatttcatcaacgtAGTTATATTTAGGATAATATGGGCAAATCTACAACCAacaaataccattttttttttactttgccccacactagtattttctcctgtatcgtgggtgcgtttacaaacatacaagttcacatgcacatgacacccagacccgaaacaacaatttgtggattacacaaagagttgctccgtgcgggaatcgaacccgctacaggtcgcacggcaaccggttgcccagccaccgcgccaaccgtgcagtaaatttaaactaaaacacTGTTTATGTCAGAATAGTGGATATATCACATAATGACTTCTTGCAATAAGCGGACGTTATACTATATAGTATAAATATATGCTACTATATctacaatatattaaaaatacatattatatatttattaattacgattacaataacaattattgcGACTTGCGATGGCAGTATGTATCATAAAGtatctgtaaatatttattttttatattaaaactatttatgttAGAATTTCTTTAGTATTCGGGAAGACGTCTTAAGATACGCTAGTACAACCTGCATTCGGTAGTTGTGTTTGCAATATCAACCTTAATGCTTATGTTATAAGGATACATTTACACATACAACAATCTCTTAAGGATGACTTCAAGTGATTGTACACtttattacaaacatataaagttaaaaatctatagaAAAGTTCTGCTATCAAGccatataagaaaacaaatatttactttctcAGTTGTtacacgtgagtaaaccgttattttcaaTCAATTACATACCTATCAGTATCGTTATC
This genomic window from Spodoptera frugiperda isolate SF20-4 chromosome 28, AGI-APGP_CSIRO_Sfru_2.0, whole genome shotgun sequence contains:
- the LOC118265049 gene encoding triokinase/FMN cyclase, producing the protein MSATKPVTKKIINSPETCVDDNLRGVVATYPSLRLHPRHRVITVRQKSDTGRVAVLGGGGSGHEPFAAGFVGSGMLDGAVAGGVFASPPTGHVLYAIAQLYKYNTGGVLVILGNYTGDRLNFGKAIEKAKISGIKVEGLIVGEDVASSKNKTGGRSMVGEVLFYKLAGALSLRGYELTAIRDEAAEFNKYMATLGVCLSACSLPGQPPLFEIASDEIELGAGVHGEAGIEKMKMGTAKEVVGMILNQIIAHLKLVAGNRVVAMVGNLGGTSVFEMNIISAEVKEQLETKNIKVERIYSGHFKTSLEMQGFQICLVNLNKEKGDLWLELLDAPTVASAWSGGLLSGRIEGDEEHGDDDTLLQAGGRKGSSGPSLTPKQQELFRGSLLAAAEDLIKNEALLNKLDSGCGDGDCGITLKNFALAIQSYLKTASVEYPSNVLWDLSEIAETDMGGTSGGIYSLGLAAASQALASAESIDVGSWLKAWDNGMHAISKYGGAEPGDRTMLDTLQCASRTFRHNLNTDLRVLFKKTVDASEEGAKATAKMVARAGRASYVSPEYVQDEDAGARAAALWIKAMLTHLADNA